From a single Nitrospirota bacterium genomic region:
- a CDS encoding HNH endonuclease produces MIKVKSPINYNYATIKITQSRINKGLIAIPISLIKWFPEHNARLQIYMDDSITPESKTYSSYKSKTRECRIGGMAEWFRDNKIKDGDEIVVQLMDKKLFVYRLIPESKYILKTHELQEGLDSSKDDVSAKEEIIKLSKWASIDRKQVVLNEYIRLVDTLPTEVRRYVNRRSNQAKESVPNNLRVLLGDIYQGHCQVCEFWFLKKDNEPYFEVHHINPLLSNNPKNLLVVCPNCHRQFEYAEVKNEFDQDNWLVNVKFNDKIYPVNQIILATKHEEFIKRLHI; encoded by the coding sequence ATGATTAAAGTCAAAAGTCCAATTAACTATAATTATGCAACAATCAAAATAACGCAAAGCCGTATCAATAAGGGTTTAATAGCGATACCTATATCTTTGATAAAATGGTTTCCTGAACATAATGCTCGGCTTCAAATTTATATGGATGATTCTATCACCCCTGAAAGTAAAACTTATTCTTCTTATAAGAGTAAAACCAGAGAATGCAGAATTGGCGGAATGGCGGAATGGTTTAGAGATAATAAGATTAAAGATGGCGATGAAATTGTTGTTCAATTAATGGATAAAAAACTTTTTGTTTATAGATTGATACCTGAGAGTAAATACATATTGAAAACCCATGAGCTCCAAGAGGGTCTTGATAGTTCAAAAGATGACGTATCAGCAAAGGAAGAAATTATAAAGCTTTCAAAATGGGCAAGTATTGACAGAAAACAAGTTGTGCTCAACGAATATATTCGTCTGGTTGATACCTTGCCAACAGAGGTAAGACGATATGTAAATAGACGCTCAAATCAAGCAAAGGAAAGCGTACCTAACAATTTAAGGGTTTTGTTAGGTGATATTTATCAAGGTCATTGTCAAGTTTGTGAATTCTGGTTTCTTAAAAAAGATAACGAGCCATATTTTGAAGTTCATCATATTAACCCTCTTCTTTCTAACAATCCGAAAAATCTTTTAGTTGTGTGTCCTAATTGTCATAGACAATTTGAATATGCAGAGGTTAAAAACGAATTTGATCAGGACAATTGGCTTGTAAATGTCAAATTCAATGATAAGATATATCCAGTTAATCAAATTATATTAGCAACAAAGCATGAGGAATTTATTAAACGGTTGCATATTTAA